The sequence below is a genomic window from Paenibacillus sp. DCT19.
CATTAGCCCAAGCTGCAATTAAACCAGACTCGTCTTCGGACTACATTACAAGGAAACATAATCCACCCATGATGCAAATGACGCCTAACCAGCGTAGTGTGCCAACCGTCTCCTTAAATGCAAATCGAGCGATGAACAGTGTCCACACATAGGTGAGGGCATTGGCAGGTAATACCACCGTCAGTGGCAGAAACTTCAACAATAAAATATTCAGGAGCGCTCCTGTACCATAGAAGCCAAGTCCCATGAATACATGTATTCGTCTGCGGCTGGTCGCATAGGCTTTCAACCCCGCTCCCCCCATGGCTCCGCATAACGTCATCACAATGAGCACTACAACCATCCAGCTATCGATCAACACTGGTCAATGTCACCCCAATTCCGAGCAATACAACAGCTGCCAGCTTTTGAACGGTAATATCTTCACCGAGTAGGAAATATCCATAGATCAGTGCAAAAATGTAACTGGCACACATCAAAGGATAGGCAACCGATAACTTTTCCATCGCAAAGGCTTTGATCATCAAAATCGCACCCAATCCGTAACAGAGAAAGCCCGCCCCCAAGAAAAACCAGTCCGTCAGTCCCCATTTCCAAAACAGTTGACCGGTTGCGGTAAGAAAAGCAGAGATGAGCATTAGCAGCTTCCCTGTGTGGCGACTTCTTATTTCCCCCACGATAATGCCTCCGTCTCTGGCACATGTCTGTTGATAAAATATCGCTGTGCGACGAGTTGCATCACCGGCATATCAGACAAAGAATCTGAGTAAGCGCAGGACTGATCGTAGTCAATAACCATGCCCTTCTGATCGAGATAAGCTTGTATGCGTCGCACTTTTTCTTCCCCTTTGCAATTCAAGCCTTCAACGGTACAGGTATATCCCTGATCTTGGCGTACAAGCTCTGTTCCAATCACATGATCAACCCAAGGGAAATTTTCAAAGTATTTCATGTACGCATGTGGGGATGCTGTAACAAGCAAAACATGATACCCTGCCTCCTTGCGGTGTTGCATCTCCACACTGGCTTCAGCAAAGATGGCCTTACGCAATCGGGAATCAAAAAAATGAGCCAGATCTTCTTCCGTCATGCGTTCAATGCCTTTAAAGTACGAGCGTTTGACTTGTTCAACACTCATAAGTCCTGCCTTGAACATCAGTGTGTGTAGCGCAATCACAGGCAATCTCCACGACTGTCCTGGATAACGCCGAACACCATAATGCACGAATTGAAACATGGAATCGGTACGTATAATCGTTTTATCAATATCAAAAATTGCAATTTTTGTACTTCTCACTCTGATCCCCTTACACTCTCTACAAATCACAACATTTATTCGAAAATAGCAAAAATGCAGATTACACTGATCACATACAGAATCACGGTAATGAGGATAGGCTTGTCCTCAAACAACACCCGATCCGGTGAACCACCCTGGTTCTTCATATGAATCAAATACAAGTAGCGGAACATACCATAAATAACTAAAGGAATCGTCCACATAAGGTGTATCGTTCGATCCGACGTAAATGTAAATAACGAGTAGCTGATAATGGTCGCTGTTGTGACAATGGTATTAAATTGATCCAACAAGGTTATTGAGTAGTTATCTAGAACCTTGCGATGAGAGCCTGTATTGCCTTCAAGCAGGGTAAGCTCATTTCTCCGTTTCCCAATGGCCAGAAATAGCGAAAGCAGCAGTGTGCAGATCAGAAACCACGGTGTAAAAGGAACATGAATTAACACTCCCCCTGCAATCGCCCGCAATACAAAGCCGGCTGCAATGGTCATCATATCCAATATTACGAGATGCTTCAGCACAAATGAATAAGACACATTCAGTATAAAGTACACGATACACAATACGCCGAATAACGGATTGATCACAAACGCTGTTCCTATTGCTCCGATCAACAGCAAGGCACCAAATAGAAGGGCATGCGCCCCATTCACCTGTCCTGAGGCAAGAGGGCGAAATTTCTTCACCGGATGTTGCTGATCCCTTTCTCTGTCCACAAAGTCATTCAAAATATATACGCAGCCTGCAACCAAGCTAAATAAAATAAAACCAAGTATCGTCGTTAGAACCGTTTCCGTGCGAATTTCTTCAAAGGAAAACAGTAATGCTGCAAATAATAACCCATTCTTCGTCCACTGTTTGGGTCTTAACAATCGCAATAATCCTGAAATTGTGTTACCGGTTCCCACTGAACTAGAGGACACTGTGTTTGTACGTGAAGATAACAATTTCCATAACTCCCTTCAATAACAACTTCTACCTATAAAAACAACGTAAAGACTTTATAATATGTTGCTTGTATATTTTTGTAAAGGGAAATTTATCCTAAAACACAAAAAAAGAGACCGTTACCGGTCTCTTCTGTGATCTATCTTATTCATACAAATGTTTGTATTGAGTTAAAAGTTACAATTAGAATTCAAACTGCACATCGCTCAGGCGGCGTTTGATTTCAGCGATGACACGTTTCTCTTCCTCTTCCCCTTGCGCTACAAAGGTAACGGAGAAACGAACGAAATTACCTGCATCATCCCAAGGTACAGAAGAAATCAATTTTTCGCGGATCAAGAATTGGGAGAAGTCTTCCCCAGACTCGAAGCGACGTCCACCAACTACCCCTTTTGGTGCTTCAACATAAAGGAAGAATGAACCTTTAGGTTTTTCAGCTTGGAAGCCCAGTTCGTTCAATGCAGCAACAAGCATATCATGACGACGGGAATACTTCTCTGCAATTTTTTCTGTGATTTCCGGGTGGTTCAATCCATAAGCAGCAGCTTTCTGGATCGCAATGAATTGACCGGAATCGTTGTTGTCTTTTACATCACTGAATGCTTTGACAACAAGCGGATTACCCGCTACGAAACCAATTCTCCAGCCTGTCATGTTGTAGGACTTAGACAAGGAATGTAGCTCGACACCAACGTCTTTTGCACCAGGCACAGACAAGAAGCTGAATGGTTTTTTGCCATCATACGTAAGAGCTGCATAAGGAGCATCATGCACAACCACTACGTTGTATTTCTTCGCCCATTCTACAACCTCGGTGAAGAACTCTACCGTTGCACTTGCACCCGTTGGGTTATTTGGGTAGTTCAGATAAAGCAATTTCGCACGTTTAGCGATGTCTTCAGGAATCGCTGTCAGATCAGGCAGGAAGTTATTTTCCTTCGTCAACTGAATGTTGAACACTTCTCCACCAAGGTATTTCGTGTGCGTACCCATTACTGGGTATCCTGGCACCGTCATAATTGTTACATCACCTGGGTTAATGAAGCAAGAAGGCATCATAGCCAGTGCAGGCTTAGAACCGATGGAATGCACGATTTCCGTATCTGCATCAATGCCGTCTACGTTAAATACGTTCTTCAGGTAAGCTGCTGCAGCTTCCTTGAATTCTGGAATACCATTGTCAGCATAACCACGGTTCTCCGGCTTGGAAGCTTCCTGTGCCAGTGCAGCTACGATCCCTGCATCTGCCATCTCGTCAGGCTCGCCTACACCAAGGTCAATCAGCTCTACATCAGGGAAATCCTTTTTAGCTGAAGCTTTGGCGCGTTTGATTTTCTCAAATTTATAAATGTTTGTGTCTTTACCATAGTTGGAGCCGCCAATGCGGTCGGCAAAATTAGTTTGAATGTACGTTTCTTGATATTTATCGATACTCATTACGTGTTCATCTCCTCGTTTGACGCAAATTTCTACACTTTAATATGAAGCATTTGCGGAGGCTTAGCCATGGACAAAGTATCTGAACATTTGTACTTTCACGAGATGTCAGCGACTACGCAATGAGGCGAGCACATCTTCCATATCCTGCGGAAGCGGAGCAGAGAACTCCAGATACTCTCCAGTTGTCGGATGAACAAAACCCAAGATCGCAGCATGTAAGGCCTGTCCTTGCATTTTGATACCTTTGTTCCGTCCATATATCGGATCTCCTACAAGCGGATGTCCGATAAATTTAAGATGTACACGAATCTGGTGGGTTCGGCCTGTCTCCAGCTTCAATTCCAGCAAAGTATAGTCGTTAATCCGCTCTGTCACGTTGAAATGAGTGACCGCATGTTTGCTGTTACGCTCGGTCACAGTAAACATCTTACGGTCATTGGTGTCACGCCCAATTGGTGCATCAATTGTACCTTGATCATGACTCAAATGACCATGAGCAAGCGCAATATATCGTCTGTTGACGCTATGATCCTTAAGCTGTGCAGCTAATGAGGCATGCGCCCGATCATTCTTGGCAGCCATGAGTAGACCAGACGTATCTTTATCAATGCGATGTACAATGCCTGGGCGAAGTTCTCCATTGATCCCTGACAAGTCCTTGCAATGATGCATTAGCGCGTTTACAAGCGTACCTGAAGTATGTCCAGGTGCGGGATGCACCACAAGACCCCGAGGTTTATTAATGACGATAACGTCACTATCCTCATATACAACTTCAAGTGGAATATCTTCAGGAATGATCTCGACCGCTTTCGGTTCAGGGATCTGTAACACAACAAGATCACCTTCTGCCAGTTTGGCATTAGCTTTGACCACACCGCTATTAACAGTAACATGCCCCTCTGATATCCATAGCTGTACTTGAGAACGGGATACATTATCTATAGATTCAGTTATATATTTGTCGATTCGTTCTTTCTTATGTTCAGAAGAAACGGTCCACTCCATACGTTCATCATTTGTGAGTTCATCATCAACATTCATCTGCATCTCCTCAATTGATGTGTTCTCATTATTGTGTTCTTCCTTGTGTAAATTACTCATGGTGTTCATTCCTTTCAACCTGTGCAGCAGCTTTCTCTCGACGTCCCTCAAGCAAAGTTTCGATGATGATCAGTGCTACACCAATACAGATTGCCGAATCAGCAATGTTAAAGATAGGGAACGTGTAGGTTCCAAAATTAAGCTGCACGAAATCGACAACTTCTCCGGTTAATGCGCGATCAAGGAAGTTTCCGATCGCTCCACCGAGCACTAAACTAAGCGCTACAGGCAGCAATTTGTGCGGAGTATTCTTTACTTTTTGCAAATACCAAACCAATGCAACAACGACAACCAATGTAACGACAATAAAGAACCAACGTTGATTCTGCAGTATGCCAAAGGCTGCACCCGAGTTGCGATGTGATGTGATGATAAAGAAATTGCCGATTACCGGAATTTCCTCTCTTAGTTCCATCCGAGTTGCAATTAAGAATTTTGTTCCCTGATCCACCAAAAATACGATAAAAGCGAGGATATAATACACCACGTTTGTTTGTCACTCCGATCTTGTCTTTTCCAAACGATACCAGGCTTAACGCCAGACTTGTTCATTGTAGCACAGCTGTTTAGAAATCGTCCACGGGCGCGCTGTACTGCAGATCGGTTGGTAAAAACGATAACATTTCCCTTCTGTAATCCCGTACGCAATGGTACATCCTACAATAGAGTCCACATCCGGCTTACGCACGGAAGCAGAAAGGGGGAACATGATGTCACATTTTACAGCCAAACAACTGCAATCCCTTCAAGCTCAGCTTATTACTGAAAAGCAGGATATTGAGCACAGGCTCAAGCAAAACGAACATTATGGCCTCGGGGATTCAATGCGCTTTCAGACAGGTGAATTATCTCCAATCGATAATCATCCCGGTGACTTAGCTACCGAGATGTATGATCGTGAGAAAGATATTTCCTTGCTGGAACACGATGAGTTCCAATTGGAGCGAATTGATTCTGCTCTTCATGCCATGCAAGAGGGACATTACGGTATATGTGCTGTCTGCCAGCAACCGATTGATTATGAACGCTTGCAGGCGGTTCCTTACACCAAATACTGCAAAAAACATCAACCCGAAACCGTTGTTTCTGAAAATCGACCGGTAGAAGAGGAATTTCTTGCGCCTGCATTTGGTCGAACCAGCTTGGATGAACGTGAGGATCAAAATGGATTCGACGGCGAAGATGCTTGGCAGATCGTTGAAAGTTGGGGAAGCTCTAACTCCCCGGCGATGGCTGAAGGACGAGACATTGATAGTTACGACGTTATGGCAATCGAAGCCACCGATGAGATTGAAGGTTGTGTTGAAGCTTATGAGAGCTTTGTGGCAACCGACATCTATGGTCACGATGTGTCCATCGTTCGTAATCGGCAATATCGGCAGTATTTAGAAAACCGAGAAGGCGATAACCTGCTTGAGCCTGAATCATCATCAGACGATCTGTACTAACCTTCGAGCCGTCGTTCAATAGGTGCTCAGCTCAGTTCGAGCTGACGTTGTACGATCCTTACGATATCCGCAATGTAATCACCTACAATAGGTAAATTAAGCGCTCCGAGCACCTGTAACACATAAATGATCGTTGCTGCAAAAAAGGTAAAGCCAATCGCAATCCCTACACCTCGTGCAGTGCCAGATAAAAGGTTAAGCCCGATTAATTTCCATGGTCGGTTTAACAGCTCTGTATATTGAGCAATACGTGACCGTTCGAGCTCATTAGCAATGCGATTGGTCAGCGTATGTAGCTCTCCGATTTTATCATCCGCATCTTTCGTCGTTGACGAGAGTGAGGCATCTTGCTTTTCTTTATCATTCATGTTTCGCTCAGTCCTTTGGAGTAGAGTGACTGCCCAATAGCAATCATTGCCCATTTGCCGAAAAACCAAACGAGCCAAGATACAGGGATTATTATCCTTGCATCTAAGGCTCGTTTTGTCTTTAATAGGTTGTTCAAAAAGTCCGCTTTTAATTACGAAGGATGCCTAAGAGCATCTCTGCGTCGAAGATTGAATTCAGCCGAAATAAGTAGATGCTTACGAAGGTTGTTTCCTTCAGAAACAATGTAGTTGCTCACGTAGTCCTGCCTACGCTCCGCTACTCCATTTCTAGCTTCATCCCATCTTCTCGGTACTGAAAACCGTCCTTTTTGAACATGCGCTTTAGGGCATATTCTGTCCCATTTAAAATAGGGTTACTCCATCGTAACTGAGATCATGAATTGTTTCACCTTTACACAAGCTTCTGTTCACGATACTACGCTTCGATATAAACACCGAACGTTTTGCCACCTGCTTCGATCTGTACCATGTTATCCACTTTAGCAAATGTAACCTCGGTTACGAGGACATTCTCACGCAATACATCATCAAACGCCTGAATAGCTGCTTGAAGCTCAGCATCTACGTCTAGTGTCAGACGTACTCTTTTCTCAATCGGTAGATCCAGCTTCTTCCGAGTATCCTGAACAGCACGCACCACTTCACGAACCCAGCCCTCTTGCTCCAGCTCTGTTGTGATTTCCGTATTGAGCGCTACTGTCAAACCATAACCTGATGCAGAAGCAAAACCTGATTTGGCATGTTTATCTACGAGCAGTTCCTCTTGGGTCACTTGCAGCTCTTCTCCTTCTGGAGAAACGACATTCAGTACACCTTCTGTAACCACTTTGCGCGTTTCGTCAGCAGACATGCCTTTGAAGAAATTCTGCAGGAAGCCAACATTTTTACCATACTTCTTCCCTGCGACTTTCAAATTCAGTTTCAAGGAGAAGTCAACGAATTCCGCATCATCATTCTCTGTACGGATTCCCTTCACATTGATCTCTTCCTTAATGATCTCTTCATAACTTTCCAGGTCGAAACCTTTGTCTAATGATACGATCAATTCGGACAATGGCTGACGTGTCTTGATGCCTGTTTCGTTACGTACGTTACGAGCCAATTCAACGACCCGGCGTGCTGTCTCCATATCCTGTTCCAGCTTCAGATCAATCATATTCTCTTGAGCTACCGGATAATCCTCCATATGCACACTCTCGCCTGTAGTCAGGTTCAGATAGATATCCTCTGCCAGCATCGGCGTAAATGGAGCCACCAGCTTCGCTGTAGTCACGAGTACTTCAGTAAGCGTACGATAAGCATCCAATTTATCTTCTGTCAATCCCGCTCCCCAGAAACGGTCACGGGAACGACGGATGTACCAGTTGCTCAGTTCATCCACAAACGCTTCAATCGCTTTGGAGGAATTCAAGTAATCATTCACAGCCAGCGCTTTTTCTACAACCAGGATCAGACTATTCAGTCTGGATAGAATCCAACGATCCAGCTTGTGTGAAGAGAGCTTGAACGGATGCTCCTGTGGATCAAATCCATCAATCGTGGCATACAACGTTAGGAATGCATGTGTGTTGACAAGTGTATCTACCATTTTGGATTTAGCTTCACCGACAATGCCTTTGGAGAAACGTTTGCTGTTCCATGGTGCGCTGTCAGACAACAAAGCCCAGCGGAATGCATCTGTGCCATATTCTTCGATAACTTCCCAAGGGTCGATAACATTGCCTTTGGATTTGGACATTTTTTGTCCATTCTCATCCAAGACGTGACCTGTTGCCATAACGGCTTTGTAAGGTGCTTTGCCTGTCAAAAGCGTAGAAACCGCCAGCAAACTATAGAACCAGCCACGAGTCTGGTCGATACCTTCACAGATCATATCTGCCGGGTATTGCTGCTCAAAAGTCTCTTTATTTTCAAACGGATAGTGTTGTTGAGCAAACGGCATCGATCCACTGTCAAACCAAACGTCGATGACTTCTGGCGTACGTGTCATCTCGTATTTACCACAAGAGCTCAGAACCTTCACATCGTCTACATACGGCTTGTGCAGCTCCAAGTTCTCAGGCACGTCCCCTACCGCACGAGCACGCAATTCAGCGATGCTATGTGGGGCGAATTGTTCTCCTGTCTCTTCACATACCCAGATGTTAAGCGGAGTTCCCCAATAACGGTCACGACTGATGTTCCAGTCCACCAGATCTTCAAGGAACTTACCGAAACGGCCTTCACGAACGTGACCTGGATACCATTCTACTTCACTGTTGTTTGCGATGAGTTGATCCTTGATCGCTGTTGTTTGGATAAACCAACTGTCCATTGCATAGTACAGAAGTGGTGTATCACAACGCCAGCAGAATGGATAGCTGTGCTCATATTTTTCTTTGCTAAACAAACGTCCATTCTCTGACAGATAACGTACGATATCAATATCACAGTCCTTCACGAAACGTCCGGCAAAGTCGGTAACCTCAGCAACAAATTTACCTTCCAGATCCACCATGTTCACGAAGCTGATTCCATTCTCACGGCATACACGGTAGTCATCCTCACCATGTGCAGGAGCCATGTGTACGATACCCGTACCGCTTGCATCTGTTACGAAGCTTGCTCCAAGGACAATGTTGGCTTTCTCAGCCTGTACGTAATTAAACGGAGGGTTATAGGTTTTGCCAACCAAATCAGAACCCTTTAGCGCTCCGATTACTTCATACTCCCCTTTGGAGTCCTTCATCACTTTTTCTACAAGATTAGTTGCCATGATATATACTTCGTTATCCTGACGCACACGGGAGTAGTCCATATCCGGATTCACCGCAAGTGCTACGTGGGAAGGAAGTGTCCAAGGCGTTGTTGTCCAAGCAAGGACAAATTCACCGCTGTCATCAAGCTTAAATTTCGCCGTAGCACTCAGATCTTTAACATCCTTATACCCTTGTGCAACTTCATGGGAGCTAAGCGTTGTTTGACAAGAAGGGCAATACGGGCTAACGCGGTGACCACGATAGAGCAATCCCTTTTCGTGAATGGTCGCCAAGATGTTCCATACACTCTCGATGTAGTTGTTATCGAGCGTGATATATGGATGATCCATATCTGTCCAATAACCGATTCCTTCTGTCAGGTCACGCCATTGCTGTTCGTATTCAAACACGCTGGCTTTACATTCATTGATAAATTTCTCTACACCGTAATCCTCGATCTCCCACTTGTGAGAGATGCCCAGTTTCTTCTGTACACCCAGTTCTACGGGAAGTCCATGTGTATCCCAACCTGCTTTACGAACGACACGGTACCCTTTCATCGTGTTGTAACGTCCTACAAAGTCCTTGATAACCCGACCTAATACGTGCCCGATATGCGGCTTACCATTCGCTGTTGGTGGCCCTTCGTAAAATACAAAGTTTGGCTTGCCTTCACGGTTCTGAATCGATTTTTGGAATGTATTTTCTGTTTTCCATTTGGTTAACACGCGCAGCTCTCTAGCCCGCGCTTTTTCTTTGACATCAACTCGTTGCATGATTGTCATCCTTTCAGTTGTTAAATTGTGGACCGTCCACAAAAGCGTTTCAATCCCCCTAAATCCCCATTGCCAAGGGGGACCCCATAGGCGCTCCGCCCTCTAGACACCCGGGATGGGTTGTCTTGGGACAGTCTGCGGCGCTATGGGATGTATTGTTCGTGCGGTGCGGCGGCTCTTCTGCGGCTTGTTCCCTACGTGAACGCCGCAGAGCCTCACTGCGTGGGTTCGGTTGCCGTCCGCTTCGCTCGAACGGCGCTTAGCTCTCTACCTGAGCCCCCTGCGGGGCTCATGGACGTTCGCCTTAGCGAACCCTTGTGCCGTCCGCTTCGCTCGAACGGCGCTTGGCTCTCTACCTGAGCTCCCTGCGGGGCTCATGGACGTTCGTCCTTTTTTAGACACAAAAAAACCTCGTCCCTGGAAAGGGACGAGGTTGTGCTCGCGTTACCACCCTAATTCTGTTCATCACAAACCACATCCAATAAGATTGGGTATGCTCTGTCATCAACAGCGCTTATGCCCCGCTAACTTCAGCAGGGTGCCGATATAACGTTCGGCTCACGGTTTCGCTTACGCACGGCATAGGTATCACCGCTTCAGCGTCACTTCTCCGGGGAGATATTCGGCTATAACTCATCCATTGGCTTGCACCGGTATGCCAACTCTCTGAGGGATGAGATCATAACGTACTGAACCCGTCATGGAATCACTATTCATTATGAATATAGTTATAGCCTCTTTGCAGACAAAAGTCAACCAGGCGCGTGACCTAATAAATTTCCTTCATTTCCCGCTCCCGATCACGGACTTCCTGCTCCCGGCTCTCCAGCGCTTCCCAACCATCTTGAGACAGCAATTCAAGCTGTGCCTCAACAAGTGTACGGAAACGAGCACGATAGATAGAAGCTTGCTTCTTCAGCTCTTCAACCTCTAAAGCAATTTTGCGCGATTTAGCCAAAGATTCGTTGACGATGCGGTCCGCATTTTTTTCTGCTTCCTTCACGATCAACTGTGCTTCCTTCTTCGCGTTATTCTTCACATCATCGGCAGCTTCCTGCGCGATAATAATCGTTTTGCTCAGCGTTTCCTCAATTGTCGCAAAATGATCGAGTTTCTCCTGAACGGACAGCAACTGATTGCTCAGTTCTTTGTTTTCGCGAATGACGCCTTCATAATCTTTGATGACTTGATCCAGGAACTCATTGACTTCATCCTCGTCATACCCACGCAAGCGTCGGGAAAATTCCTTGTTATGTATGTCCAGCGGCGTTAATGGCATGCTGTCCACCTCCTGTAAAAGTTCCTTCCCTGCTTGAGAAGGTTTGCAGCATATGGGTTCGACCCAAGAATCCGTATGCAGAATCCCGTGGAAACCTATACGAGTATAAGGCTAGACCAACTTGTGATCTGTATCGGTTAGGATAACCCTTTGCACTTCAATGTATATCGGAAACATCGAATGTTTTTTACACCTTTATTTTAAACATTTCGACAAGAAAGCTTGTTTTCCTGCAACACACTTAGGCAAATTTGCCGATTTTTACGCGACAGCGTCCTTTTTTGGTCATTCCATCCTGCTCCAGCACCTTGAAACGGCCAAAACCTTGAATCGAGACCACGTCCCCAGCCTTCAGTGGTTTGGACGGATCCTCTTCCACCTTCCAGTTCACACGGCAGCGCCCTGCCTTGATTGGAACCAGAACTTTACTGCGACTTAAACGGTAGACATCTGCACAAATGCCATCCAGACGCAGCGAAGCAACCGTGATGTCCATCGTGTCTAGCTTGCTCGCTGACCATTTCATCTGATCGATCGGCAACAATTCTGTGAAGACATGTACACGGTGCACCTGATTCAATTGAAGCGATAAAAAAGCGCCGGTCTCCGCAGCCACTACAGTGTGGCATCCGTCATCCAGCACTTGGATATCTCCAATCTTACCCCGCTTCATCCCAAGCCCGAGCAGGGCACCCATATAGTCCCCATGCTCTAGCTCACTAATCTTCTGGTCATCCGACGTGATACTCATGACCTGCATACTCATGTCTTCATCATCCAGATAACGATAGTCAGGTGCGATCAACGCCCGTTTGCGTTCAGCCGCTTCATAACCGCCGTCTAGACGAATCTGTACATCATCACGGCGATTCACAAGCGTTTGCAAAATAAAAGCCTGTCTCGGATCAAGAAAATCAGTAAGTTTCATATCATGATACTTACCTGCACGTTCTACCCAATCGGAGGCTTTATCCACAAAGTCTCGTTCATCATGACTAAAATGTTCGTAAATTTCACCACTCATCTGTGCTCACCCTGCCTAGAATAAATAGCCCAAAATTGTGAATAGCCCCATACGAACTAACGTCAGCGTAAAGAGCGCTACGATTGGAGAAATATCCAATGTCCCAAATAGAGGAGGGATAAACCTTCTAAACGGACTTAAGTATGGCTCTACAAATTTACCCAACATCTCACCAATGAAACTTTCTCTAGCGTTGGGTAGCCACGACATCAGAATATACGCAATGATCATCCAATAATAAATGTTAAACAATGTATCCAAAAAACTAAAGATCATCGGACTCAAAAAAGGCTCACCTCATTCTGTTATAATCTTGCTCGCTGTCAGCCAGTATTTCCGAAATTGCTCCCTGAATTTCAACTGTATCTGGCGTACAGAGAAAAATGTTGCCGCCAATTTTAGAAATCCCGCCACCTAGGGCATATACCGTACCACTCAAAAAATCGATTACGCGTAATGCCTGATCCTGACGCACTCGCTGCA
It includes:
- a CDS encoding EamA family transporter, which gives rise to MGEIRSRHTGKLLMLISAFLTATGQLFWKWGLTDWFFLGAGFLCYGLGAILMIKAFAMEKLSVAYPLMCASYIFALIYGYFLLGEDITVQKLAAVVLLGIGVTLTSVDR
- a CDS encoding DUF5665 domain-containing protein translates to MNDKEKQDASLSSTTKDADDKIGELHTLTNRIANELERSRIAQYTELLNRPWKLIGLNLLSGTARGVGIAIGFTFFAATIIYVLQVLGALNLPIVGDYIADIVRIVQRQLELS
- a CDS encoding LL-diaminopimelate aminotransferase; amino-acid sequence: MSIDKYQETYIQTNFADRIGGSNYGKDTNIYKFEKIKRAKASAKKDFPDVELIDLGVGEPDEMADAGIVAALAQEASKPENRGYADNGIPEFKEAAAAYLKNVFNVDGIDADTEIVHSIGSKPALAMMPSCFINPGDVTIMTVPGYPVMGTHTKYLGGEVFNIQLTKENNFLPDLTAIPEDIAKRAKLLYLNYPNNPTGASATVEFFTEVVEWAKKYNVVVVHDAPYAALTYDGKKPFSFLSVPGAKDVGVELHSLSKSYNMTGWRIGFVAGNPLVVKAFSDVKDNNDSGQFIAIQKAAAYGLNHPEITEKIAEKYSRRHDMLVAALNELGFQAEKPKGSFFLYVEAPKGVVGGRRFESGEDFSQFLIREKLISSVPWDDAGNFVRFSVTFVAQGEEEEKRVIAEIKRRLSDVQFEF
- a CDS encoding HAD family hydrolase, giving the protein MRSTKIAIFDIDKTIIRTDSMFQFVHYGVRRYPGQSWRLPVIALHTLMFKAGLMSVEQVKRSYFKGIERMTEEDLAHFFDSRLRKAIFAEASVEMQHRKEAGYHVLLVTASPHAYMKYFENFPWVDHVIGTELVRQDQGYTCTVEGLNCKGEEKVRRIQAYLDQKGMVIDYDQSCAYSDSLSDMPVMQLVAQRYFINRHVPETEALSWGK
- a CDS encoding permease; this translates as MLIDSWMVVVLIVMTLCGAMGGAGLKAYATSRRRIHVFMGLGFYGTGALLNILLLKFLPLTVVLPANALTYVWTLFIARFAFKETVGTLRWLGVICIMGGLCFLVM
- the lspA gene encoding signal peptidase II, with protein sequence MVYYILAFIVFLVDQGTKFLIATRMELREEIPVIGNFFIITSHRNSGAAFGILQNQRWFFIVVTLVVVVALVWYLQKVKNTPHKLLPVALSLVLGGAIGNFLDRALTGEVVDFVQLNFGTYTFPIFNIADSAICIGVALIIIETLLEGRREKAAAQVERNEHHE
- a CDS encoding TraR/DksA C4-type zinc finger protein; the encoded protein is MSHFTAKQLQSLQAQLITEKQDIEHRLKQNEHYGLGDSMRFQTGELSPIDNHPGDLATEMYDREKDISLLEHDEFQLERIDSALHAMQEGHYGICAVCQQPIDYERLQAVPYTKYCKKHQPETVVSENRPVEEEFLAPAFGRTSLDEREDQNGFDGEDAWQIVESWGSSNSPAMAEGRDIDSYDVMAIEATDEIEGCVEAYESFVATDIYGHDVSIVRNRQYRQYLENREGDNLLEPESSSDDLY
- a CDS encoding RluA family pseudouridine synthase; the encoded protein is MQMNVDDELTNDERMEWTVSSEHKKERIDKYITESIDNVSRSQVQLWISEGHVTVNSGVVKANAKLAEGDLVVLQIPEPKAVEIIPEDIPLEVVYEDSDVIVINKPRGLVVHPAPGHTSGTLVNALMHHCKDLSGINGELRPGIVHRIDKDTSGLLMAAKNDRAHASLAAQLKDHSVNRRYIALAHGHLSHDQGTIDAPIGRDTNDRKMFTVTERNSKHAVTHFNVTERINDYTLLELKLETGRTHQIRVHLKFIGHPLVGDPIYGRNKGIKMQGQALHAAILGFVHPTTGEYLEFSAPLPQDMEDVLASLRSR
- a CDS encoding decaprenyl-phosphate phosphoribosyltransferase, producing MSSSSVGTGNTISGLLRLLRPKQWTKNGLLFAALLFSFEEIRTETVLTTILGFILFSLVAGCVYILNDFVDRERDQQHPVKKFRPLASGQVNGAHALLFGALLLIGAIGTAFVINPLFGVLCIVYFILNVSYSFVLKHLVILDMMTIAAGFVLRAIAGGVLIHVPFTPWFLICTLLLSLFLAIGKRRNELTLLEGNTGSHRKVLDNYSITLLDQFNTIVTTATIISYSLFTFTSDRTIHLMWTIPLVIYGMFRYLYLIHMKNQGGSPDRVLFEDKPILITVILYVISVICIFAIFE